CACTGGCGTTGACCGTGCGGGAGTCCTCGGCCTTCCGCACGCTAGGCCGCTTCGCCGGGCAGTCGGTCAGCAGGGCGAGGGGCTGGGCCTTGTCGGTGACCTCCCAGGTCATGTACTTGTCCTGGGCCTTCTTGTGCTCGTACTTCAGAAAGCCCTTGGGGATCTCGCGCGGGGCGGCGGCGAAGGCGGGGGCGGTGGCGCCGAAGACGAGCACGGCACCGGCGACACCGGAGAGGATCAGCTTGATCATGGGGGATTGCCGCTTTCTTGATCAGTGAGTGTGCAACATCCCCTTTGATGCGATCAAGAAGCCGGAGGTTCGCGTCCGATGCGGCGGATTTTCGTCAGGAGGCGTCCCCTCGCCGGCCCTCCTCGGTTCCGAAGCCGTCGAGCGACTCGCGCTCCTCGAGGCTGCGCAGTTCCTGGAACACCGAGATGTGCAGGCCGGCGGGCGCGTCGAACCTCGCGTTCAGCGACTGCCACGGCGTGACCGTGGGCGGCGCGACCTCCTCGGCGCCGGCCGAGAGCAGCCGGTCGGTGGCGGCTCGAGCGTCGTCGACCTCGAACGCGACCCGGATCTTGGGTGCCACCTGGCGGCCCACCTCGACATCGTCGATCATCCTCTTCTGCGCGGGATTCGCGATTTCGAGCGTGGCCCGCCCGGCGTCGAGGATCGCCACGTGCGCGCCGTCTCCACCGGAGAAGGCGGCCTGCTCGGGCAGGCCCAGGGCGTCCCGGTAGAAGGCGAGGGCGGCCTCGTAGTCCTCCGCCTCGACCACCAGCCGGAGTTGGCGGACGGCCGGCGGCTTCCCGTTCTCG
This window of the Nonomuraea africana genome carries:
- a CDS encoding VOC family protein encodes the protein MTLSQDAAENGKPPAVRQLRLVVEAEDYEAALAFYRDALGLPEQAAFSGGDGAHVAILDAGRATLEIANPAQKRMIDDVEVGRQVAPKIRVAFEVDDARAATDRLLSAGAEEVAPPTVTPWQSLNARFDAPAGLHISVFQELRSLEERESLDGFGTEEGRRGDAS